Proteins encoded in a region of the Manis javanica isolate MJ-LG chromosome 15, MJ_LKY, whole genome shotgun sequence genome:
- the SBNO1 gene encoding protein strawberry notch homolog 1 isoform X5 yields the protein MVEPGQDLLLAALSESGISPNDLFDIDGGDAGLAISTPTPPVQQQPPSTTTFVLNQINQLPTLGSTIVMTKTPPVTTSRQTITLTKFIQTTANTRPSVSAPAVRSAMTSAPSKDQVQLKDLLKNNSLNELMKLKPPANIAQPVATAATDVSNGTVKKESSNKEVARIWINDMKMRSFSPTMKVPVVKEEDEPEEEDEEEMGHAETYAEYMPIKLKIGLRHPDAVVETSSLSSVTPPDVWYKTSISEETIDNGWLSALQLEAITYAAQQHETFLPNGDRAGFLIGDGAGVGKGRTIAGIIYENYLLSRKRALWFSVSNDLKYDAERDLRDIGAKNILVHSLNKFKYGKISSKHNGSVKKGVIFATYSSLIGESQSGGKYKTRLKQLLHWCGDDFDGVIVFDECHKAKNLCPVGSSKPTKTGLAVLELQNKLPKARVVYASATGASEPRNMAYMNRLGIWGEGTPFREFSDFIQAVERRGVGAMEIVAMDMKLRGMYIARQLSFTGVTFKIEEVLLSQSYVKMYNKAVKLWVIARERFQQAADLIDAEQRMKKSMWGQFWSAHQRFFKYLCIASKVKRVVQLAREEIKNGKCVVIGLQSTGEARTLEALEEGGGELNDFVSTAKGVLQSLIEKHFPAPDRKKLYSLLGISLTTPSNNSSPRDSPCKENKIKKRKGEEITREAKKARKVGGLTGSSSDESGSESDASDNEESDCESSKNLSSGDDDDFNPFRDESSEDDEDDPWLIRKDHKKNKDKKKKKSIDPDSIQSALLASGLGSKRPSFSSTAVISPPPNSVPANSNTNSNNSLVTSQDAVERAQQMKKDLLDKLEKLAEDLPPNTLDELIDELGGPENVAEMTGRKGRVVSNDDGSISYESRSELDVPVEILNITEKQRFMDGDKNIAIISEAASSGISLQADRRAKNQRRRVHMTLELPWSADRAIQQFGRTHRSNQVTAPEYVFLISELAGEQRFASIVAKRLESLGALTHGDRRATESRDLSRFNFDNKYGRNALEIVMKSIVNLDSPMVSPPPDYPGEFFKDVRQGLIGVGLINVEDRSGILTLDKDYNNIGKFLNRILGMEVHQQNALFQYFADTLTAVVQNAKKNGRYDMGILDLGSGDEKVRKSDVKKFLTPGYSTSGHVELYTISVERGMSWEEATKIWAELLGPDDGFYLSLQIRNNKKTAILVKEVNPKKKLFLVYRPNTGKQLKLETYADLKKKYKKVASDDALVHWLDQYNSSADTCTHAYWRGNCKKASLGLVCEIGLRCRTYYVLCGSVLSVWTKVEGVLASVSGTNVKMQIVRLRTEDGQRIVGLIIPANCVSPLVNLLSTSDQSQQLAVQQKQLWQQRHPQSIASLSSA from the exons ATGGTGGAGCCAGGGCAAGATTTACTGCTTGCTGCTTTGAGTGAAAGTGGAATTAGTCCGAATGACCTCTTTGATATTGATGGTGGAGATGCAGGGCTTGCAATTTCAACACCTACTCCTCCAGTTCAGCAG CAGCCTCCATCTACTACAACATTTGTGCTGAATCAAATAAATCAGCTTCCGACTTTGGGATCTACAATTGTAATGACTAAAACACCACCTGTAACAACCAGTAGGCAGACCATCACTTTAACAAAGTTTATCCAGACTACTGCAAACACACGCCCTTCAGTCTCAGCACCAGCAGTACGAAGTGCCATGACCTCTGCACCTTCAAAAGACCAGGTTCAGCTGAAGGATCTACTAAAAAATAATAGTCTGAACGAACTCATGAAACTCAAGCCACCAGCTAATATTGCTCAGCCAGTTGCAACAGCAGCTA CTGATGTAAGCAATGGTACAGTAAAGAAAGAGTCTTCTAATAAAGAAGTAGCAAGAATATGGATCAATGACATGAAAATGAGGAGTTTTTCACCAACCATG AAGGTCCCTGTTGTGAAAGAGGAAGATGAACcagaggaggaagatgaagaagaaatgggTCACGCAGAAACCTATGCAGAGTATATGCctataaaat taaAAATTGGCCTACGTCACCCAGATGCTGTAGTGGAAACTAGTTCTTTATCCAGTGTTACTCCTCCTGATGTTTGGTATAAAACATCCATTTCTGAAGAAACCATTGATAATGGCTGGCTATCAGCATTACAGCTTGAGGCAATTACATACGCAGCCCAG caACACGAAACATTCCTACCTAATGGAGATCGTGCCGGCTTCTTAATAGGTGATGGTGCTGGTGTAGGAAAAGGAAGGACAATAGCAGGGATCATCTATGAGAACTATTTGTTGAGTAGAAAAAGAGCTTTGTG gTTTAGTGTTTCAAATGATTTAAAGTATGATGCTGAAAGAGATTTGAGGGATATTGGAGCAAAAAACATTTTGGTCCATTCATTAAATAAG ttcaaATATGGGAAAATTTCTTCAAAACATAATGGGAGCGTGAAAAAGGGTGTTATTTTTGCTACCTATTCTTCCCTTATTGGTGAAAGTCAGTCTGGTGGTAAATATAAAACTAGGTTAAAACAACTTCTACATTGGTGTGGTGATGACTTCGATGGAGTT ATAGTATTTGATGAATGTCATAAAGCAAAAAATTTATGTCCTGTTGGCTCTTCAAAGCCAACCAAAACAGGATTAGCAGTTTTAGAGCTTCAGAACAAATTGCCAAAAGCCAGAGTTGTTTATGCTAGTGCCACAG gtgctTCTGAACCACGAAACATGGCCTATATGAACCGTCTTGGAATATGGGGTGAGGGAACTCCATTTAGAGAATTCAGTGATTTTATTCAAGCAGTAGAACGGAG aGGTGTTGGTGCCATGGAAATAGTTGCTATGGATATGAAGCTTAGAGGAATGTACATTGCTCGACAGCTAAGCTTTACTGGAGTGACCTTCAAAATTGAGGaagttcttctttctcagagctATGTTAAAATGTATAACAAAGCAGTCAAGCTg TGGGTCATTGCCAGAGAGCGATTTCAGCAAGCTGCAGATCTGATTGATGCTGAGCAGCGAATGAAGAAATCCATGTGGGGTCAGTTCTGGTCTGCTCACCAGAGATTTTTCAAATACTTGTGCATAGCATCCAAAGTTAAAAGGGTTGTGCAGCTAGCtcgagaagaaataaagaatggaaaa tgtgTTGTCATTGGTCTGCAGTCTACAGGAGAAGCTAGAACATTAGAAGCCTTGGAAGAGGGTGGGGGAGAACTGAATGATTTTGTTTCAACTGCCAA AGGAGTGTTGCAGTCACTCATTGAAAAACACTTCCCTGCTCCAGATAGGAAAAAACTTTATAGTTTGTTAGGAATCAGTTTGACAACTCCGAGTAACAACAGTTCACCAAGAGATAGTCcgtgtaaagaaaataaaataaagaagcgGAAAG GTGAAGAAATAACTCGAGAAGCCAAAAAAGCACGAAAAGTAGGTGGCCTCACTGGTAGCAGTTCTGATGAGAGTGGAAGTGAATCTGATGCCTCTGATAATGAAGAAAGTGACTGTGAGAGCTCTAAAAACCTGAGTTctggtgatgatgatgatttcAATCCATTTAGAGATGAGTCTAGTGAGGATGATGAAGATG ATCCCTGGCTAATCAGAAAGGaccataagaaaaacaaagataaaaaaaaaaagaaaagtatagatCCAGATTCTATTCAAAGTGCCTTATTAGCATCAGGTCTTGGATCAAAGCGACCTAGTTTTTCTTCCACAGCAGTTATTTCGCCTCCTCCTAACAGTGTACCAG CCAACAGTAACACCAACAGTAACAATAGCCTTGTAACAAGTCAGGATGCTGTGGAAAGGGCCCAGCAGATGAAGAAAGATCTGCTTGATAAACTAGAAAAATTAGCTGAAGACCTCCCTCCTAACACCCTGGATGAACTTATTGATGAACTTGGTGGCCCTGAGAACGTTGCTGAG ATGACTGGCCGCAAGGGGAGGGTTGTAAGCAACGATGATGGAAGCATATCTTATGAATCCAGATCTGAGCTCGATGTCCCTGTGGAGATACTAAATATTACGGAAAAACAAAGATTTATGGATGGAGACAAG AATATTGCTATCATCTCAGAAGCTGCCAGCTCTGGTATTTCATTGCAAGCAGATCGGAGAGCTAAAAATCAAAGGCGAAGAGTTCATATGACTTTAGAATTACCCTGGAGTGCTGATAGAGCAATTCAGCAATTTG GACGAACTCACAGGTCAAACCAAGTTACTGCTCCAGAATATGTCTTTCTGATTTCTGAATTGGCAGGAGAACAAAGATTTGCATCTATTGTTGCTAAAAGACTTGAGAGTTTG GGGGCTCTTACACATGGTGACAGAAGAGCAACAGAATCTAGAGATTTGAGCAGGTTCAACTTTGATAATAAG TATGGAAGAAATGCTTTAGAAATTGTCATGAAATCCATTGTAAACCTAGATTCACCTATGGTATCACCACCTCCGGACTATCCTGGAGAATTCTTTAAAG atGTTCGACAGGGACTGATAGGAGTTGGTCTAATAAATGTAGAGGATCGCTCAGGAATTCTTACTCTAGATAAAG ATTATAACAACATAGGGAAATTCTTAAATAGAATTTTGGGCATGGAAGTGCATCAACAGAACGCGTTATTCCAGTATTTTGCAGACACACTTACAGCAGTTGttcaaaatgccaaaaaaaatggAAGATATGATATGGGAATCTTAG ATCTTGGTTCTGGAGATGAAAAAGTGAGGAAAAGTGATGTTAAGAAGTTTCTGACGCCAGGATATTCAACCTCTGGCCATGTAGAGTTATATACT ATTAGTGTAGAGAGGGGAATGTCGTGGGAGGAAGCTACCAAGATTTGGGCTGAACTGTTGGGACCAGATGATGGCTTTTACTTGTCATTGCAA ataagGAACAACAAGAAAACTGCCATTTTAGTTAAAGAAGTGAACCCTAAGAAGAAGCTTTTCTTAGTTTACAGACCAAATACTGGGAAACAGCTTAAATTAGAAACTTATGCTGATCTAAAGAAGAAGTATAAAAAG GTAGCCTCAGATGATGCCTTGGTCCACTGGTTAGATCAGTATAATTCGTCTGCAGATACTTGTACTCATGCTTATTG GCGTGGCAATTGCAAAAAAGCAAGCTTGGGACTAGTTTGTGAAATAGGTCTCCGTTGCCGCACATATTATGTATTATGTGGCTCAGTACTGAGTGTCTGGACAAAAGTCGAGGGTGTTCTAGCATCTGTCAGTGGCACAAATGTGAAAATGCAGATAGTTCGGCTAAGAACAGAGGATGGACAGCGGATTGTAG
- the SBNO1 gene encoding protein strawberry notch homolog 1 isoform X3, which yields MVEPGQDLLLAALSESGISPNDLFDIDGGDAGLAISTPTPPVQQSVPLSALELGLETEAAVPVKQEPETVPTPALLNVRQQPPSTTTFVLNQINQLPTLGSTIVMTKTPPVTTSRQTITLTKFIQTTANTRPSVSAPAVRSAMTSAPSKDQVQLKDLLKNNSLNELMKLKPPANIAQPVATAATDVSNGTVKKESSNKEVARIWINDMKMRSFSPTMVPVVKEEDEPEEEDEEEMGHAETYAEYMPIKLKIGLRHPDAVVETSSLSSVTPPDVWYKTSISEETIDNGWLSALQLEAITYAAQQHETFLPNGDRAGFLIGDGAGVGKGRTIAGIIYENYLLSRKRALWFSVSNDLKYDAERDLRDIGAKNILVHSLNKFKYGKISSKHNGSVKKGVIFATYSSLIGESQSGGKYKTRLKQLLHWCGDDFDGVIVFDECHKAKNLCPVGSSKPTKTGLAVLELQNKLPKARVVYASATGASEPRNMAYMNRLGIWGEGTPFREFSDFIQAVERRGVGAMEIVAMDMKLRGMYIARQLSFTGVTFKIEEVLLSQSYVKMYNKAVKLWVIARERFQQAADLIDAEQRMKKSMWGQFWSAHQRFFKYLCIASKVKRVVQLAREEIKNGKCVVIGLQSTGEARTLEALEEGGGELNDFVSTAKGVLQSLIEKHFPAPDRKKLYSLLGISLTTPSNNSSPRDSPCKENKIKKRKGEEITREAKKARKVGGLTGSSSDESGSESDASDNEESDCESSKNLSSGDDDDFNPFRDESSEDDEDDPWLIRKDHKKNKDKKKKKSIDPDSIQSALLASGLGSKRPSFSSTAVISPPPNSVPANSNTNSNNSLVTSQDAVERAQQMKKDLLDKLEKLAEDLPPNTLDELIDELGGPENVAEMTGRKGRVVSNDDGSISYESRSELDVPVEILNITEKQRFMDGDKNIAIISEAASSGISLQADRRAKNQRRRVHMTLELPWSADRAIQQFGRTHRSNQVTAPEYVFLISELAGEQRFASIVAKRLESLGALTHGDRRATESRDLSRFNFDNKYGRNALEIVMKSIVNLDSPMVSPPPDYPGEFFKDVRQGLIGVGLINVEDRSGILTLDKDYNNIGKFLNRILGMEVHQQNALFQYFADTLTAVVQNAKKNGRYDMGILDLGSGDEKVRKSDVKKFLTPGYSTSGHVELYTISVERGMSWEEATKIWAELLGPDDGFYLSLQIRNNKKTAILVKEVNPKKKLFLVYRPNTGKQLKLETYADLKKKYKKVASDDALVHWLDQYNSSADTCTHAYWRGNCKKASLGLVCEIGLRCRTYYVLCGSVLSVWTKVEGVLASVSGTNVKMQIVRLRTEDGQRIVGLIIPANCVSPLVNLLSTSDQSQQLAVQQKQLWQQRHPQSIASLSSA from the exons ATGGTGGAGCCAGGGCAAGATTTACTGCTTGCTGCTTTGAGTGAAAGTGGAATTAGTCCGAATGACCTCTTTGATATTGATGGTGGAGATGCAGGGCTTGCAATTTCAACACCTACTCCTCCAGTTCAGCAG TCAGTGCCACTTAGTGCATTAGAACTAGGTTTGGAGACTGAAGCAGCAGTTCCTGTTAAACAAGAACCAGAGACGGTACCTACTCCAGCACTATTAAATGTTAGG CAGCAGCCTCCATCTACTACAACATTTGTGCTGAATCAAATAAATCAGCTTCCGACTTTGGGATCTACAATTGTAATGACTAAAACACCACCTGTAACAACCAGTAGGCAGACCATCACTTTAACAAAGTTTATCCAGACTACTGCAAACACACGCCCTTCAGTCTCAGCACCAGCAGTACGAAGTGCCATGACCTCTGCACCTTCAAAAGACCAGGTTCAGCTGAAGGATCTACTAAAAAATAATAGTCTGAACGAACTCATGAAACTCAAGCCACCAGCTAATATTGCTCAGCCAGTTGCAACAGCAGCTA CTGATGTAAGCAATGGTACAGTAAAGAAAGAGTCTTCTAATAAAGAAGTAGCAAGAATATGGATCAATGACATGAAAATGAGGAGTTTTTCACCAACCATG GTCCCTGTTGTGAAAGAGGAAGATGAACcagaggaggaagatgaagaagaaatgggTCACGCAGAAACCTATGCAGAGTATATGCctataaaat taaAAATTGGCCTACGTCACCCAGATGCTGTAGTGGAAACTAGTTCTTTATCCAGTGTTACTCCTCCTGATGTTTGGTATAAAACATCCATTTCTGAAGAAACCATTGATAATGGCTGGCTATCAGCATTACAGCTTGAGGCAATTACATACGCAGCCCAG caACACGAAACATTCCTACCTAATGGAGATCGTGCCGGCTTCTTAATAGGTGATGGTGCTGGTGTAGGAAAAGGAAGGACAATAGCAGGGATCATCTATGAGAACTATTTGTTGAGTAGAAAAAGAGCTTTGTG gTTTAGTGTTTCAAATGATTTAAAGTATGATGCTGAAAGAGATTTGAGGGATATTGGAGCAAAAAACATTTTGGTCCATTCATTAAATAAG ttcaaATATGGGAAAATTTCTTCAAAACATAATGGGAGCGTGAAAAAGGGTGTTATTTTTGCTACCTATTCTTCCCTTATTGGTGAAAGTCAGTCTGGTGGTAAATATAAAACTAGGTTAAAACAACTTCTACATTGGTGTGGTGATGACTTCGATGGAGTT ATAGTATTTGATGAATGTCATAAAGCAAAAAATTTATGTCCTGTTGGCTCTTCAAAGCCAACCAAAACAGGATTAGCAGTTTTAGAGCTTCAGAACAAATTGCCAAAAGCCAGAGTTGTTTATGCTAGTGCCACAG gtgctTCTGAACCACGAAACATGGCCTATATGAACCGTCTTGGAATATGGGGTGAGGGAACTCCATTTAGAGAATTCAGTGATTTTATTCAAGCAGTAGAACGGAG aGGTGTTGGTGCCATGGAAATAGTTGCTATGGATATGAAGCTTAGAGGAATGTACATTGCTCGACAGCTAAGCTTTACTGGAGTGACCTTCAAAATTGAGGaagttcttctttctcagagctATGTTAAAATGTATAACAAAGCAGTCAAGCTg TGGGTCATTGCCAGAGAGCGATTTCAGCAAGCTGCAGATCTGATTGATGCTGAGCAGCGAATGAAGAAATCCATGTGGGGTCAGTTCTGGTCTGCTCACCAGAGATTTTTCAAATACTTGTGCATAGCATCCAAAGTTAAAAGGGTTGTGCAGCTAGCtcgagaagaaataaagaatggaaaa tgtgTTGTCATTGGTCTGCAGTCTACAGGAGAAGCTAGAACATTAGAAGCCTTGGAAGAGGGTGGGGGAGAACTGAATGATTTTGTTTCAACTGCCAA AGGAGTGTTGCAGTCACTCATTGAAAAACACTTCCCTGCTCCAGATAGGAAAAAACTTTATAGTTTGTTAGGAATCAGTTTGACAACTCCGAGTAACAACAGTTCACCAAGAGATAGTCcgtgtaaagaaaataaaataaagaagcgGAAAG GTGAAGAAATAACTCGAGAAGCCAAAAAAGCACGAAAAGTAGGTGGCCTCACTGGTAGCAGTTCTGATGAGAGTGGAAGTGAATCTGATGCCTCTGATAATGAAGAAAGTGACTGTGAGAGCTCTAAAAACCTGAGTTctggtgatgatgatgatttcAATCCATTTAGAGATGAGTCTAGTGAGGATGATGAAGATG ATCCCTGGCTAATCAGAAAGGaccataagaaaaacaaagataaaaaaaaaaagaaaagtatagatCCAGATTCTATTCAAAGTGCCTTATTAGCATCAGGTCTTGGATCAAAGCGACCTAGTTTTTCTTCCACAGCAGTTATTTCGCCTCCTCCTAACAGTGTACCAG CCAACAGTAACACCAACAGTAACAATAGCCTTGTAACAAGTCAGGATGCTGTGGAAAGGGCCCAGCAGATGAAGAAAGATCTGCTTGATAAACTAGAAAAATTAGCTGAAGACCTCCCTCCTAACACCCTGGATGAACTTATTGATGAACTTGGTGGCCCTGAGAACGTTGCTGAG ATGACTGGCCGCAAGGGGAGGGTTGTAAGCAACGATGATGGAAGCATATCTTATGAATCCAGATCTGAGCTCGATGTCCCTGTGGAGATACTAAATATTACGGAAAAACAAAGATTTATGGATGGAGACAAG AATATTGCTATCATCTCAGAAGCTGCCAGCTCTGGTATTTCATTGCAAGCAGATCGGAGAGCTAAAAATCAAAGGCGAAGAGTTCATATGACTTTAGAATTACCCTGGAGTGCTGATAGAGCAATTCAGCAATTTG GACGAACTCACAGGTCAAACCAAGTTACTGCTCCAGAATATGTCTTTCTGATTTCTGAATTGGCAGGAGAACAAAGATTTGCATCTATTGTTGCTAAAAGACTTGAGAGTTTG GGGGCTCTTACACATGGTGACAGAAGAGCAACAGAATCTAGAGATTTGAGCAGGTTCAACTTTGATAATAAG TATGGAAGAAATGCTTTAGAAATTGTCATGAAATCCATTGTAAACCTAGATTCACCTATGGTATCACCACCTCCGGACTATCCTGGAGAATTCTTTAAAG atGTTCGACAGGGACTGATAGGAGTTGGTCTAATAAATGTAGAGGATCGCTCAGGAATTCTTACTCTAGATAAAG ATTATAACAACATAGGGAAATTCTTAAATAGAATTTTGGGCATGGAAGTGCATCAACAGAACGCGTTATTCCAGTATTTTGCAGACACACTTACAGCAGTTGttcaaaatgccaaaaaaaatggAAGATATGATATGGGAATCTTAG ATCTTGGTTCTGGAGATGAAAAAGTGAGGAAAAGTGATGTTAAGAAGTTTCTGACGCCAGGATATTCAACCTCTGGCCATGTAGAGTTATATACT ATTAGTGTAGAGAGGGGAATGTCGTGGGAGGAAGCTACCAAGATTTGGGCTGAACTGTTGGGACCAGATGATGGCTTTTACTTGTCATTGCAA ataagGAACAACAAGAAAACTGCCATTTTAGTTAAAGAAGTGAACCCTAAGAAGAAGCTTTTCTTAGTTTACAGACCAAATACTGGGAAACAGCTTAAATTAGAAACTTATGCTGATCTAAAGAAGAAGTATAAAAAG GTAGCCTCAGATGATGCCTTGGTCCACTGGTTAGATCAGTATAATTCGTCTGCAGATACTTGTACTCATGCTTATTG GCGTGGCAATTGCAAAAAAGCAAGCTTGGGACTAGTTTGTGAAATAGGTCTCCGTTGCCGCACATATTATGTATTATGTGGCTCAGTACTGAGTGTCTGGACAAAAGTCGAGGGTGTTCTAGCATCTGTCAGTGGCACAAATGTGAAAATGCAGATAGTTCGGCTAAGAACAGAGGATGGACAGCGGATTGTAG